Below is a window of Streptomyces sp. NBC_01429 DNA.
GGCGGTCTCCTTCGCGGCCCGCTCGGCTGCTTCCTTGGCGAGCCTGGCCGCTGAGACGGCCTTGGCCGAGGTCTCCTTGGCCTTCTCCGTCTCCGACTTGGCCTTCTGGCCCGCGCGCCTGGCCAGCTCGGCCAGCGCCTTGACGGTCAGTGTCTCCTGGTCGCGGGCCCGCGCCAGGTTCTGCCCGGTCACGATGAACTCGTGCACGTCCGCGGCGGATCCGCCGAGCGCGGTCTGCCCGGCGGCCTTCACCTGTGGACCACCGAGCCGCATGATGGTGAGGGTCTGTACTCGCTCGTCCTCCTCGCGGGCGGTGTATTGCCCTTCGGCGAGGAATTCGGCGAGTGCCCCTTGCGTATTGGCGTCGAGGGCCGTCTGGCCGGCGGTCCGCACGGCGCGGTCACCGGCATTCATCACGCGCAGTACGTCCGCGCGCTGATCGTCCCCGTAAGGCGCCTGCCAGCCGCCAGCGAGAAATGCGCCGATGTCCTCGGGTGTGCCGGACATCGCCTGCTGTGCTTCCGCGCGGACCCCCGGTCCGGCACCGTTGAGCATTTTCAGCACGGCGAGCCGATCGTCCTCCTCGGCGACCGTCTTCATGCCGGACACGAGGAATTCGTGAACCTCCGCGTCGGTTCCCGCGAGAGCCCTCTCGGCGGCTTGTCTGGTGGATTCGCCGCCTCCCTTCCAGATGCCGAGCACCTGCGCGCGCTCGCTCAGTGCGCTGGTTGTACTACGTGGAGTCGCGTGCGAGGCGGCTGTCGCGGTGCCGACCGTTCCGGCGACGAGAGCCAGTGCGGTGACACCGACCGTCGCGGCTCGCATCGCGAGGCCACTCGGCGCTATCACCCGACTTGTCCGTCCGGATCTACCCATGTCCCCCTCCTCATTGGCCCATCGTCAACAGCCTCTGCGCTCCGGTGGGGTTGTCGACGACGTGTCCATGACGTCGCCGCATGATGGCATGCCGTGGTGGAGATCGGGCGAGACTTCACAAGTGCACACGTTCCGCATCTACCGCCGCGCGAAGCCGAGTTGACGTACAGTAGCTGGTTGGTAGCTCGCAGCTCCTCGGGGCCTGTGGTCGGGCTCGGACGAGACACGGCGGTAAATTCGCTCAGCAAAGGCCGTGATGAGGTCGAGTCGGAAAACGTCCGTCGGATCCGCGCGCCGAATGTCGCCCAACTGCGGGCGCGAAGAAGGCGTTAAGGGGCTGGGGGGAACCTCTTCGGAGTGATATGAATATTCGGTCCCGTGTGCGAAGTCGGCATGCGGAGGCTATGTCACGTGCTGGGGGGGGTGCGGTCTCGGTTTTCGTCGAGCGGTGCACAACTGCGCCTGCTCGTACGCGACGTCTCATTATGCTTTCGACTATGAGAGGTTGACGAAGCCGTGAAGACCCGTTCCTTTATTTCGCTCACCCTGGCAGCGAGTTCTGTCATTGGTGTCATGCTGGCGGGCGCCTCTTTCGCCGGAGCCGACACCCGTGCCCCGGCAGCTGTCGCGGCCGATGAATTGCCGCCGGTGGCCGTGGAGGATTATGTCTATCCGGGCGCCGAGAAGATCTTTGCCGAGCGGGGAATCCGTCTGAAGACGGGTGACGGCAACATCCTGCTCGTTGACTGCGCGTCCGCCACCGGACTGGTCGAGGTGTGGGCCCGCGGTCATGACAAGTTCTGCTTCCAGGTCAAGGGCAACACCGGCTACCTGGCCATGGAGCTGCCGCAGGTCTACGCCGTCAAGGGCAATGACTACAAGCTCCAGGTCGACATGGAGGTCGCGGGCAAGGAGACGTCCTTCGACATCGCCAAGAACACCTGGACCCCGGTCGGCGAGAGCGCGGACCCCGAGGGCCGTGACCACACCCTCCTTGAGATCCACGCCACCAAGTAGCCCTTCCACAGGGCCCTTCGCCGACCTCGTCCCCCTGACAGAAAGCAGAACCACTCGTGTCCGGAAGACGTTCTACCGTGCTGCGCGGCGTATCGCTGCTCGCACTGACAGCAACCGTAGGAAGCACCATGCTGGTGCTCCCCGCACAGGCCGTGGTCGGTGCCCCGGCCGCCGCCGGCAGTTACGCCTTCACCGCCCATCTCGCCATCGGTGACGGCGAGCGCGCCTGTACCGGCGCCCTGGTCGACGCCCAGTGGCTGGTGACCGCCGCCTCCTGCTTCGCCACCGACCCGGAGGCGGGCACCGACGTCCCCGCCGGGAAACCGTCGATGAAGACGGTCGCCACGATCGGCCGCGGCGACCTGTCCGCCACCACCGGCGGTCATGTCAGCGAGGTGGTGCAGCTCGTACCGCGCGCGGGCCGCGACATGGTGATGGCCCGCCTGGCCACCCCCGCCACCGGCATCACCCCGGTCAAGATGGCCACCCAGCCGCCACAGACCGGTGACGTCCTGAAGGTGACGGGCTACGGCCGCACCAAGACCGAGTGGGTGCAGAACAGACTCCACGAGGCCGCCTTCACACTCGACTCCGCTACTGACGGCGCTCTGAACATCACCGGCAGGACCGCCGACGACGCGATCTGCAAGGGCGACACCGGCGGTCCCGTGCTGCGCGAGACGGGCAGCGGATCGTACGAGCTGGTCGGCGTCAGCAGCCGTTCCTGGCAGGGTGGTTGCTTCGGCAGCGAAGAGAGCCGCAACGGCGCGGTCGCCGCTCGTGCGGACGGCTCGGCGCTCGGCGCCGCCCTGCGGCCGGGCCAGCGCCTGCTGCCCGGCGACTCGCTGGTCTCGCGCTCCGTCACGGCGACCCTGCGGACGGACGGCGATCTCGTCATCACCTCCAAGGCAGGCAAGACCCTCTGGTCCACCGGCACCGGGGGCAACGCGGGCGCCACCGCGCGGCTGGACCCGCAGGGAAACCTCGTCGTACTGAAATCGGACGGAACCACGAAGCTGTGGGAGTCCAAGACCTCGGCCCCCGGCGGCTCGGCCGTGCTGACGGACCGCGGCAACCTCGTCGTCCACACCGACAAGAACGAGTCCCTGTGGTCCAGTGGCACCGTCGTCCGCAACGACTTCAACAGTGACGGCCGCAGCGACATCGTGTCCTGGTACGACTACGCCGACGGCCACGACGCCATGCACCGCTTCATCGCGGGCCCCGACGGTACGTTCCTGCCGCCGGTCACCAGCTGGAGCCGGGCGGCCGGGGGATTCACCGCCGACAGGATGAAGTTCCTCACCGGCGACTACAACGGCGACGGCACCGCGGACGTGGCGGCCTTCTACGGCTACGCCGACGGCTCCATGGCCCTGTTCACCTGGCTCGGCAAGGGTGACGGCAACTTCGCGGAGCCCCTCACCTCCTGGAAGGTCACGCCCGGCAACTGGACCGCGGCCAACGTGAATCCGCTGAGCGGCGACTTCAACGGCGACGGGCGCGACGACATCGCCGTCTGGTACGACTACACCGACGGCAGCGACAAGCTGTTCACCTTCACCGCCAGGCCCGACGGCGGCTTCGCCAATCCGGTGGCCTCCTTCTCCAAGCCGGCCGGCAACTGGTGGGCCGACAACATGAAGTTCGGCACCGGCGACTACAACGGCGACGGCCGCGACGACATCGGTGTCTTGTACACCTACAGCGACCGCTCCGCCCGGCTGTTCACCTTCACCGCCAGGCCCGACGGCGGCTTCGCCGATCCCGTCGCTGGCTGGGAGGCCCCGACCTGGGGTGACGGCGCCCGATCCACCGTCAGTTCCGGTGACTTCAACGGTGACGGGCGTGACGACATCGCCGTCTGGTACGACTACGCCGACGGCTCAGACGGCGTGTCGACCTGGCTCTCCGAGCCCGACGGCACCTTCAAGACCCGTACTGTCGCGGCGAGTATCCCGGCCGGGAACCTCTGGCGCGACCACATGAAGGTCGTGGCCGGCGACTACAACGGCGACGGCCGCGACGACCTCGCCTTCATGTACGGCTACGACGCCGGAACGGTCCGGATGTTCACCATGACCGCCAAGGCCGACGGCACGTTCAACGGTCATACGGGCAGCTGGGCCTCCAGCGAGTCCAACTACTGGAACTTCGCCCGAGTGCGTCTGATGGAGCGCTACAAGCAGCAGTAGTCCTACCCTCGTACCTCGTACCTCGTACCTCCCGTACGGCTCCGGCCCGCCCGTCGCAGGCCGGAGCCGTACGTGCTCGCGCGCGGGGCATACCGCCGCCCGGCGGCCGCCGTGTTCCCTTGCTGATACTCGTCCTCGTCGCAGGTGCTGTTCGGGCAGATCTTCCAGTCGCTGAGGTCGGTCGGTTCGTACCGGACGATCTGCCACATCCGCGCCGTTCCGCTGATGGGGGCGAGATCGACAGGGGCCCGACCGAGCGGCTCGGCCAGGCCCTGTGCGGTGTGCTGTGCGTCATGCGGCGGGGAGGAGTGCCGTCGCGGTCAGGGCGTGATGGTGATGACAGCCCGGTTGGCCGCCTCCGCCGTGGTGGCCGTGACCGTGACCGTGAAGAGCTTGGTCGACTTGTCGTAGCCGACGGCGCCGACGCTGCCGGTGGTGGCGGTGACGGTCGGCTTTCGGGGCGCGTACCCGTGCAGGGTCACCGGACCCTCGCCCGTGGCGAAGGCGACCGTGGCGTGCACCCTCCCGTTGTCGCGCAGGTGCTCGATGCGCTTGGCGCCGTGCGGGACGAACTTTCCGGCGTCGCCGAGGAAGGCGATGCCGGAGGCGCCCACCGGGGCGACGACCCAGTACGTGCCGGTGGTGACGGTGGTGCTCACGCTGCCGCCCCGGGCGACCAGGGCGCCGGTACCGGCGAAGTAGTCGTAGGCGTAGGCCGGTTCGGTCAGGCCGAGTTCGGCCAGGCCGAACGAGGCGGTCTGGGAGGGGCCGATCGGCACGGTGCCCCGGCTGACGCCGAGCCAGTCGATGTTGCCCCCGCTCGACCCGGTGGCGGTCGCGCGTACGGTGTTCGCGCCCTCGGCCAGGGTGACGGGCAGCCCGTCACGGTTCCACGCCGTCCACGAGCCGGTCGAAGCGAACGCCACGGTGTGGGAATCGCCGCCGTTCACGGTGACCGCGAGCGGTCGGTCGGTCGCGCCGCCGTTCGCGTAGCGGAACTCCAGCGTGTAGGTGCCGGCCGCTGGCACCTGTACCGTCCACTCCACGTAGTCGTCATCGGCGTTCTGGTAGTCGGCGTAGCCGCTGCCCGTGTACCCGGCGTTGTCGTGGGCGACGATCGCCCCGGAGAGGGTCGCGCCCTCCGCCTGGTAGGTCTGCTCCGGCGCGGGGGACTGCCGGGCGTAGGCGAATACGTAACCGTAGCGCAGCCCCGCGTGTGCGACGTGCGTGGTGGCCACCATGGGCGGCAGGTCGCCCGCCGCTTCGCCGACGTAGGTCGCGTCGGTGGGGACGATCGGCACGTCCGGCTTGACGATGACCCCGTCGGGACGTACCACCTGGAGCAGGTTGCCGGCGTGCACCTTCCCCAGCGCGTCGCCGACGCCGACCGGCCCGGCCGAGAGGTTCGCCAGCAGCAGGTTGTTCGTCTCGGCGCTCAGGAACACGTCGACCCACGGCCACACCCCGAGCGCGCCCGCGAACTGCGAGTCGTAGAGGAACTCGTCCCATTTCGACCGCTCGAAGCGGTCGTTGCTGACCCGTATGGTCGTCAGGTTCGAGTAGCGCGTGCTCTGGAGGTAGTCGCGCGGCAGCGCCATGCAGTACTGGAGATCCATGCCGCCGGTCGCTGCGAAGCGGGCCATGTTGTCGAAGAACGCGTCGGCGTCGGTGAGGTTCTCGGCGGGCTTCGCGTTGTTGCAGAGCCAGTCCTGCTCGTAGACGACGACTCCACTGTCACGCAGGTAGGCCATGACGCTCTGCCAGTACTTCGGGTCGGTGATGATGTCGTTCGAGAACGTGTACTCACCGTGGTACGGGCTCGCCTTGTCCATCCACCGGGCGTGGGTGACCAGTGGCTTCCCCAACTGCCGCTGGAACGCGGCCAGTCCGTCCGGGAACAGTTCCTTGTCCGCCTCGTACAGATAGGTGCCGCCCGGCAAGTTGTTCCAGGCGCTCGCCGGGCCCTTGGGATACCACCAGCTGTCGAGCTGCATGTAGCCGAGCGGGATCTTCTTGGAGTTCCACTCGTCGCGCACGGCCAGCAGCGTGCCCGCGTAGCCCTTCGACTGGTCGTACTTGTAGTAGTAGTCCGCGCCGTTGTCGGTCCAGTAGCCCAGCGTGTTGAGGATCGGCCCCGCGTCGTTGGCCGGCAGGGTCTTGCCCGCCAGGGCGGTCAGCGCGGTGCCCCACGCGTGGTAGGCGGCGCCGACGCCGGCCTTGGCCGAAAGGATCGTCTGCCGGGTGTAACCGGCCGGCAGGGTGGCGACCGAGTTGAGCACGCCGGCCGCGATCGATCCGTCCGGGGTCAGCGCGGTCCGCGCCTCCGCGAAGTGGTTCGCCGCCGAGAGCACGAAGGTGTTGCCCTTGTCGTCGAAGAACACCCACGGGCTGTCCGCCGCGCCCGAGAAGGTGTTGAACTGGAATTTCCCGAAACAAGCGCGGTGGCTCAGCTGGTGCGCGAGTTCCGGGTAGCCGGTGATGGTCGGGAACGGCTCGGCGTTGTCCGCGCCCTTGACGTAGGTGTCGGTGAAGACGACGGACGACGCGCCGTTGTAGACGCGAAGGCCGCCCTTCCGCCCGCCCGCCTGGAAGGCGAACGTGGTTTCGGTGTAGGCGCCCAGCGCGTCCGATCCCGATCTGCTGGTGATGTCGGTCGCCGCCGAGCCCACCGAGCCGCTGAAGGTCCAGCCCAGGTCGCTCGCGGTCACCCGCCAGGTGCCCGACGCACTCACGGTTGCCCTCAGAACCGCCGGTAAGGCTGTGCTCGCGCTCGCGTGGCCCAGTGCGCCTGTCAGTGGCAGAGTCAGGGCGGCCGACCCGACACCGGCGGCCCAGATGAAATCGCGACGGCTGAATCCGGTCATGAGGTGCTCCTTGTCTCGTTGCGGTACAGCGGAGTCGGCGCTGCTCCGCCGAGGTGCCTTGGAGGTCGTGCGCCGTGAACGCGGGTCATGGAGCGCACCTCTCCTTGTGTGGATGGATGCCGCAGGGGGTGCTGGCTCCGGTCGCCTGATCTCAGGTGGCGGGGAGGTCCGATCGCCAGTCAGTGCCCTTGTAGTGCAACGGAGCCTGGGGAAGCGGCAGTTGACCGTGCCCCTGGCCCGTGCTCGTCCGCTGCGTGGAGATGCCCCTCGCGCGGCGAGGGGATGGCGCACAGTGTGCTGTCGTGTTTCTTTTGAGGTCAAGGCGCAAGGCAAAGAAACAGTTGCGAACATTTCAGCGCGGCGGTAAGCCCCAGGTGGGAGCGCCTCTCGCGGTTGGCCGAGCGGCCCGGTCACACGGCCAATTGTTCATCCATGTGAACGTTGCTGCATTACACGTGACTCCGGCCGACTGTGGTGAGACGGTTCAGGGTGCGGCAAGGTGGATTCTTGGGGTGATCCTGCCCGGAGTCATCGATTGCCGTGGTTCACGCGTCAAGTCAGCATTCATGTACGTGACCGTGCGATCGAGGCGGTGTCCCGCCGATGGAGGGTGAAGTGGTCAGCAAGCCGAATCGTCGTACCGTTCTGGGCGCCACCGCCGGCGCCGTACTCACCGGGGTGTTCACCGCCCCCGCTTCCGCCACCGCCCCCGCTTCCGCCACCGCCCCCGCTTCCGCC
It encodes the following:
- a CDS encoding FG-GAP-like repeat-containing protein, translating into MLVLPAQAVVGAPAAAGSYAFTAHLAIGDGERACTGALVDAQWLVTAASCFATDPEAGTDVPAGKPSMKTVATIGRGDLSATTGGHVSEVVQLVPRAGRDMVMARLATPATGITPVKMATQPPQTGDVLKVTGYGRTKTEWVQNRLHEAAFTLDSATDGALNITGRTADDAICKGDTGGPVLRETGSGSYELVGVSSRSWQGGCFGSEESRNGAVAARADGSALGAALRPGQRLLPGDSLVSRSVTATLRTDGDLVITSKAGKTLWSTGTGGNAGATARLDPQGNLVVLKSDGTTKLWESKTSAPGGSAVLTDRGNLVVHTDKNESLWSSGTVVRNDFNSDGRSDIVSWYDYADGHDAMHRFIAGPDGTFLPPVTSWSRAAGGFTADRMKFLTGDYNGDGTADVAAFYGYADGSMALFTWLGKGDGNFAEPLTSWKVTPGNWTAANVNPLSGDFNGDGRDDIAVWYDYTDGSDKLFTFTARPDGGFANPVASFSKPAGNWWADNMKFGTGDYNGDGRDDIGVLYTYSDRSARLFTFTARPDGGFADPVAGWEAPTWGDGARSTVSSGDFNGDGRDDIAVWYDYADGSDGVSTWLSEPDGTFKTRTVAASIPAGNLWRDHMKVVAGDYNGDGRDDLAFMYGYDAGTVRMFTMTAKADGTFNGHTGSWASSESNYWNFARVRLMERYKQQ
- a CDS encoding carbohydrate-binding protein, which translates into the protein MSASGTWRVTASDLGWTFSGSVGSAATDITSRSGSDALGAYTETTFAFQAGGRKGGLRVYNGASSVVFTDTYVKGADNAEPFPTITGYPELAHQLSHRACFGKFQFNTFSGAADSPWVFFDDKGNTFVLSAANHFAEARTALTPDGSIAAGVLNSVATLPAGYTRQTILSAKAGVGAAYHAWGTALTALAGKTLPANDAGPILNTLGYWTDNGADYYYKYDQSKGYAGTLLAVRDEWNSKKIPLGYMQLDSWWYPKGPASAWNNLPGGTYLYEADKELFPDGLAAFQRQLGKPLVTHARWMDKASPYHGEYTFSNDIITDPKYWQSVMAYLRDSGVVVYEQDWLCNNAKPAENLTDADAFFDNMARFAATGGMDLQYCMALPRDYLQSTRYSNLTTIRVSNDRFERSKWDEFLYDSQFAGALGVWPWVDVFLSAETNNLLLANLSAGPVGVGDALGKVHAGNLLQVVRPDGVIVKPDVPIVPTDATYVGEAAGDLPPMVATTHVAHAGLRYGYVFAYARQSPAPEQTYQAEGATLSGAIVAHDNAGYTGSGYADYQNADDDYVEWTVQVPAAGTYTLEFRYANGGATDRPLAVTVNGGDSHTVAFASTGSWTAWNRDGLPVTLAEGANTVRATATGSSGGNIDWLGVSRGTVPIGPSQTASFGLAELGLTEPAYAYDYFAGTGALVARGGSVSTTVTTGTYWVVAPVGASGIAFLGDAGKFVPHGAKRIEHLRDNGRVHATVAFATGEGPVTLHGYAPRKPTVTATTGSVGAVGYDKSTKLFTVTVTATTAEAANRAVITITP